The window AGCGACATTTCCGAACGGATACCCTTGAGGAGGCGTTCGATCTCGAATTCGCCGATTTCCAGTTCGAGAAGCGCTAGGTAATCGTATGCAATCTTGAGCTGTTCGTTCAGACGCTTCCGCTGATCCTTGATCTTGGAAATCACCTCGAGCAGGTTCATTACCAGTACTTCACGTTTCTGCTCCAAAAGCGCATGGCCGTCCTGCGAGAATTTCAACTGTCCTTTATATTCGAGCAAATTCGTTTTAGTAGGCGCGATTTCCGAAAGATTCATCCGTTATTCCTCCGTCTCGTCCTTGCCGACATAATGTTCCTTGATCTCTTTCTCGGTCAGCCCGGACAGTTCCGACGCCGGCAGTATCGAGAGTATTTCCCATGCAAGGTTCATGCTGGTTTCCATTGTGCGATCCTCGCTGAATCCCTGCCCCGCGAAATGGTTCTCGAACTCATAACCGAACTTCAGGTAACGTTTATCTACCTTACTTAATTCCTCTTCGCCGATAATGGACGCGATCGAACGGATTTCCTTCACACGGGAATACGCCGCGTACATCTGCATAAACAGGTGCGGATGATCCTTCCGGGTATATCCCTCGCCGATACTGTCCTTCATCAGACGGGACAGGGAGGGCAGGATATCGATTGCGGGATAAATCCCCTTACCGTGCAGCTCGCGCGAAAGTACGATCTGACCCTCGGTGATATACCCTGTCAGGTCGGGCACCGGGTGCGTAATATCGTCGTTCGGCATCGTCAGGATAGGCACCTGAGTGATACTCCCCGGCAAATTCTTCACTCTTCCCGCGCGTTCGTAAAGCGTCGAGAGGTCGGAATACATATATCCCGGGAAACCCTTTCTCGCGGGTACTTCGCCGCGGGCTGTGCCGATTTCGCGGAGCGCCTCGCAGTAACTGGTCATATCGGTCATAATTACAAGCACGTGCTTGCCTTTCTCGTACGCAAGATACTCCGCGGTCGTGAGCGCGATACGCGGCGTAATCACGCGTTCTATGGACGGGTCGTCGGCCAGATTGAGGAACATGACCACATTCTTCAACGAGCCGGTGTCCTCGAAATTGCTGATGAAGAAGGATGCGTCGTCATGCTTGATACCCATCGCGGCGAATACGACGGCAAAATTACCGCTCTCCTCGCCGGGTAGTCGCGCCTGCGCCGCTATCTGCGCCGCGAGTTCGTTATGCGGAAGCCCCGCCGCCGAGAAAATAGGCAGCTTCTGCCCGCGTACCAGCGTATTCATCACATCGATCGCGGATACCCCTGTTTCGATATACTCACGGGGATATGCGCGAACCACCGGATTGAGCGGCTCGCCGTTTACATTACGGCGCTCGTCCGGTATAATATCCGCCAGCCCGTCGAGAGGCCGGCCCATCCCGCTGAATACCCTGCCGAGCATCTTCTCGGATAGCCCGATTTCAAAGGGTTTGCCGG of the Brevinematales bacterium genome contains:
- a CDS encoding V-type ATP synthase subunit B — translated: MTRQYRGMTGINGPIAVVEGIDGIGYDEIVEITLSDKSRRLGKVLESTNRAVILQVFEGTSGINPEKTSLKFSGKPFEIGLSEKMLGRVFSGMGRPLDGLADIIPDERRNVNGEPLNPVVRAYPREYIETGVSAIDVMNTLVRGQKLPIFSAAGLPHNELAAQIAAQARLPGEESGNFAVVFAAMGIKHDDASFFISNFEDTGSLKNVVMFLNLADDPSIERVITPRIALTTAEYLAYEKGKHVLVIMTDMTSYCEALREIGTARGEVPARKGFPGYMYSDLSTLYERAGRVKNLPGSITQVPILTMPNDDITHPVPDLTGYITEGQIVLSRELHGKGIYPAIDILPSLSRLMKDSIGEGYTRKDHPHLFMQMYAAYSRVKEIRSIASIIGEEELSKVDKRYLKFGYEFENHFAGQGFSEDRTMETSMNLAWEILSILPASELSGLTEKEIKEHYVGKDETEE